A single genomic interval of Oscillatoria sp. FACHB-1407 harbors:
- a CDS encoding amylo-alpha-1,6-glucosidase → MPDVIELDGKIFVPVEQLPYPEWPCVASERPQPILTLKDDDLFLITDTLGNIAGSVETGTKTSLGLFCQDTRFLSRLELQIEGRSPTLLSSNADKGFALSVLCANPTIENRIPAETVGIRREIVLNGGLFEELTITNYSTRPVTFELSLSFDADFIDLFEVRGFHREHRGRLLRPVPPQSSHATKEHPTEATEFDGEAVATEQDGTPQNPTWMVEQTPLPEELVMAYQGLDGSLMESHIQFHHLQPSHLKGTTAIWQLQLDSHETQQLGYRLVMMTNNRMTSAVSAPVTLIQAKAAELLEEKNWCEQVTRIQSDNKAFNQVLERAEQDLYLLRQSFGKHKVLSAGVPWFSTLFGRDSIISASQTLMIDPAIARETLTVLAHYQGKTFDDWREEEPGKILHELRLGEMARCQEVPHTPYYGTVDATPLWLMLYAEYYAWTHDRETLDRLWNNALAAMEWIDRNCEETGYLSYNRRSSRGLVNQGWKDSGDCIVDRNGELATGAIALCEVQGYVYAAKVRLSEIARMKKRLDLADRWQEEAHDLKVRFNRDFWLPDQGYCALALDGEGKPVDSITSNPGHCLHLGILLPEHARSVAERLQAPDMFNGWGIRTLSSLSPAYNPMGYHIGSVWPHDNGLIAMGLRSLGLVDQALEVSQGIIDMTLQQPYQRPPELFCGYERVGDNSPVQYPVACTPQAWATGTIFQLLQMMVNLVPDAANNYLRIIDPALPESLHCLSLHNLRIGQTLIDLEFERSNGTTACRVTKKRGNLRVVIEA, encoded by the coding sequence ATGCCCGATGTCATTGAGTTGGACGGTAAGATTTTTGTCCCTGTGGAGCAACTCCCCTATCCGGAGTGGCCCTGTGTTGCCAGCGAAAGACCACAGCCCATTTTGACGCTAAAAGACGATGATCTGTTTTTGATTACCGACACCTTAGGTAACATTGCAGGCTCTGTCGAGACTGGAACGAAAACAAGTTTGGGATTGTTTTGTCAGGATACGCGATTTCTCAGCCGACTAGAGCTACAAATCGAAGGGCGATCGCCCACACTTCTTAGCAGCAATGCGGACAAAGGGTTTGCCCTATCCGTGTTATGCGCGAATCCAACGATTGAGAACCGCATTCCGGCAGAAACCGTTGGGATTCGCCGAGAAATCGTGCTGAATGGAGGCTTGTTTGAAGAGCTAACCATTACCAACTACAGCACTCGACCCGTCACGTTTGAACTCAGTCTCAGCTTTGATGCTGATTTCATCGATCTGTTTGAGGTGCGCGGATTTCACCGTGAACATCGCGGGCGGTTGCTTCGACCCGTGCCACCCCAGAGCAGCCATGCAACAAAAGAGCACCCGACTGAAGCAACGGAGTTTGATGGAGAAGCAGTTGCCACTGAACAGGACGGCACGCCCCAAAATCCAACCTGGATGGTTGAGCAAACTCCCTTACCAGAAGAATTAGTGATGGCATATCAGGGGTTAGATGGCTCTCTGATGGAGTCGCACATTCAGTTTCACCATTTGCAACCCAGTCACCTCAAAGGCACAACTGCCATTTGGCAATTGCAGCTTGACTCCCATGAAACCCAACAACTGGGTTATCGGTTGGTCATGATGACCAACAACCGCATGACTTCTGCGGTCAGTGCGCCTGTAACGCTGATTCAAGCGAAAGCCGCAGAGTTGCTAGAGGAAAAAAACTGGTGTGAGCAGGTAACGCGCATCCAATCTGACAACAAAGCGTTTAATCAGGTGTTAGAGCGTGCCGAACAAGATCTCTATCTGTTGCGGCAGAGCTTTGGTAAACATAAGGTGCTGTCAGCAGGAGTTCCCTGGTTTTCAACACTGTTTGGACGGGACTCCATCATCTCTGCCTCTCAAACGTTGATGATTGATCCGGCGATCGCCCGTGAAACATTAACCGTGTTAGCCCACTATCAAGGCAAAACCTTTGACGATTGGCGCGAGGAGGAACCCGGCAAGATTTTGCATGAGTTGCGCCTGGGTGAAATGGCACGCTGTCAGGAGGTGCCCCATACGCCCTATTACGGCACGGTGGATGCAACACCTCTGTGGCTCATGTTGTACGCCGAATATTACGCCTGGACGCACGATCGCGAAACTCTCGATCGCCTGTGGAACAATGCCCTCGCGGCAATGGAGTGGATCGATCGCAACTGCGAGGAAACCGGATATCTCAGCTATAACCGCCGCTCTAGCCGGGGTCTGGTGAACCAGGGTTGGAAAGATTCGGGCGATTGCATTGTCGATCGCAATGGTGAATTAGCCACAGGGGCGATCGCCCTGTGTGAAGTGCAAGGGTATGTCTACGCTGCTAAAGTGCGGTTAAGTGAGATCGCCCGCATGAAGAAACGCCTCGACTTAGCCGATCGCTGGCAAGAAGAAGCGCATGACCTGAAAGTGCGGTTTAACCGAGACTTTTGGCTACCTGACCAGGGTTATTGTGCATTAGCACTTGACGGAGAGGGCAAACCCGTAGACAGCATCACCTCCAATCCAGGGCACTGTCTGCATTTGGGCATTTTGTTACCAGAACACGCTCGCAGCGTCGCTGAACGACTACAAGCTCCTGATATGTTTAACGGATGGGGCATTCGCACGCTCAGCAGTCTTTCCCCTGCTTACAACCCGATGGGCTATCACATCGGCTCGGTGTGGCCCCACGACAACGGGTTGATTGCGATGGGGTTGCGATCGCTCGGTCTGGTGGATCAAGCTCTGGAGGTGTCTCAAGGCATCATCGACATGACCCTACAACAACCCTATCAGCGTCCTCCGGAGTTGTTCTGTGGATATGAGCGAGTGGGAGACAACAGCCCCGTGCAATATCCAGTTGCTTGTACGCCTCAAGCCTGGGCGACGGGAACCATCTTTCAACTCTTGCAAATGATGGTGAATCTCGTTCCGGATGCGGCAAACAATTACCTGCGGATCATCGACCCGGCTCTGCCAGAATCACTGCATTGTTTGTCATTGCATAACCTGCGCATTGGTCAGACATTAATTGACCTGGAGTTTGAACGCTCAAATGGTACAACCGCCTGTCGCGTCACCAAAAAACGGGGCAACCTGCGAGTGGTGATTGAGGCGTGA